The following proteins come from a genomic window of Kitasatospora sp. NBC_01246:
- a CDS encoding DUF3103 family protein translates to MSVPPLRRAVVALAALPLLALGAGQALAAPAPAPNPTAPAQAPAARAIATATQVSAIEDEVARALAGALTDAALRDRLRSATADAASGAADLGPLAAAAQGPAGRLAATTAQADRRIAAAKGLGDLGPLLRVQLADPSMRAALDAGAAPLVATAVADDHARTVRAYDTAGRAHALDAAAVPGQPVYLVDIDTARTLAAGMAVLQREFAARGLDTAGGAAAAKGPGAANGPATAQGPGAAQAAGGWWATKISGIEVADDEESWFKGAAEMFGLVTGFGQDGKVRVDSVAMPYLQYDGTVYYPNQILVNWSNYKYNLADVVLMEDDGDTNYLALAQAVAAVLLTIADQGAYIPLVNAVLAALPTSWWVDDPDYVESWYTLARTSSGRLNGARGNGWMTVEPYFVEQF, encoded by the coding sequence ATGTCCGTGCCCCCTCTGCGGCGCGCCGTCGTGGCCCTCGCGGCCCTGCCGCTGCTGGCGCTCGGCGCCGGCCAGGCGCTGGCCGCCCCGGCCCCGGCACCGAACCCCACCGCTCCCGCCCAGGCGCCCGCCGCCCGGGCCATCGCCACCGCCACCCAGGTGTCCGCGATCGAGGACGAGGTCGCCCGCGCGCTGGCCGGCGCCCTCACCGACGCCGCGCTGCGTGACCGGCTGCGGTCCGCGACCGCCGACGCGGCCTCCGGCGCCGCCGACCTCGGCCCGCTGGCCGCGGCCGCCCAGGGCCCCGCCGGCCGGCTCGCCGCCACCACCGCGCAGGCGGACCGCCGGATCGCCGCCGCCAAGGGCCTCGGCGACCTCGGCCCGCTGCTGCGCGTCCAGTTGGCCGACCCGTCGATGCGGGCCGCGCTGGACGCGGGCGCCGCGCCGCTGGTGGCCACCGCCGTCGCCGACGACCACGCCCGCACCGTCCGCGCCTACGACACCGCAGGCCGGGCCCACGCGCTCGACGCCGCGGCGGTGCCCGGGCAGCCGGTCTACCTGGTGGACATCGACACCGCCAGGACGCTGGCCGCCGGTATGGCCGTCCTCCAGCGGGAGTTCGCCGCACGCGGTCTCGACACCGCCGGCGGTGCCGCCGCGGCGAAGGGGCCTGGGGCGGCGAACGGGCCGGCGACGGCGCAGGGACCGGGCGCGGCGCAGGCGGCCGGCGGCTGGTGGGCCACCAAGATCAGTGGCATCGAGGTCGCCGACGACGAGGAGTCCTGGTTCAAGGGCGCCGCCGAGATGTTCGGCCTGGTGACCGGCTTCGGCCAGGACGGCAAGGTCCGGGTCGACTCGGTCGCCATGCCGTACCTCCAGTACGACGGCACGGTGTACTACCCGAACCAGATCCTGGTGAACTGGTCGAACTACAAGTACAACCTGGCCGACGTCGTCCTGATGGAGGACGACGGCGACACCAACTACCTGGCGCTGGCCCAGGCGGTGGCCGCCGTCCTGCTCACCATCGCCGACCAGGGTGCCTACATCCCGCTGGTCAACGCCGTCCTGGCGGCCCTGCCGACCTCCTGGTGGGTCGACGACCCGGACTACGTCGAGTCCTGGTACACCCTCGCCCGGACCAGTTCGGGCCGGCTCAACGGGGCCCGCGGCAACGGCTGGATGACCGTCGAGCCGTACTTCGTCGAGCAGTTCTGA
- the polA gene encoding DNA polymerase I, protein MLLDGHSMAYRAFYALPVENFNTSTGQPTNAVYGFASMLANTVRDERPTHLAVAFDLSRQTFRSVEFPDYKANRAKTPDEFRSQIGLIGELLDAMRVPRMTVEGFEADDIIATLATAAEAAGFDVDIVTGDRDSLQLVTDHITVLYPTKGVSELTRYTPEKVAEKYGVTPRQYPDLAALRGDPSDNLPGIPGVGEKTAAKWVNQFGSFDELVSRADEVKGKIGEKLRDHLDSVKRNRVLTELVRDVELPLAVADLERAAFDREAVAGLMESLEFRNANFRDRVFGIDPAAAEPEAAVELAPGVEVDGELLTDPGTLAGWLRGHSDGKAPVALAAVYRWALGTGEVTEIALAAGETAAWFDPALLAEEDERAFADWLADPAAPKALHIAKQVMRAFAERGWTIAGVVADTALAAYLEKPGRRTFTLEVLAEEYLARSLAPAAVAESGQLAFDAPEEPDEVDAVAARAQALMLQARAVLDLAALFDTRLAEVGATELLRDMELPIAALLARMERTGIAADRPWLTGLEAQFATEIQRVVEEAHAAAGHEFNLGSPKQLQEILFGELALPKTKKIKTGYTTDADALTWLAGQTDNELPVILLRHRDQAKLRTTVEGLLKTVSPAGRIHTTFNQMVAATGRLSSQDPNLQNIPVRTEEGRAIRRAFVVGAGYEALLTADYSQIELRIMAHLSEDEALIEAFATGEDLHTTVASQVFEVPGDAVDAEMRRKIKAMSYGLAYGLSAYGLSQQLGIKPAEAQGLMDTYFERFGGVRDYLRRVVDEARATGYTETLLGRRRYLPDLNSDNRQRREMAERMALNAPIQGSAADIVKIAMLRVDEALTAAGLTSRMLLQVHDEIVLELAPGEREQVEAIVRAQMAGAYPLRAPLDVSVGVGANWEAAAH, encoded by the coding sequence ATGCTGCTCGACGGGCACTCGATGGCCTACCGGGCGTTCTACGCGCTGCCCGTGGAGAACTTCAACACCTCCACCGGCCAGCCCACCAACGCGGTGTACGGCTTCGCCTCGATGCTCGCCAACACCGTCCGGGACGAGCGGCCCACCCACCTCGCGGTGGCCTTCGACCTCTCCCGGCAGACGTTCCGCTCCGTCGAGTTCCCCGACTACAAGGCCAACCGGGCCAAGACGCCGGACGAGTTCCGCAGCCAGATCGGCCTGATCGGCGAACTGCTGGACGCCATGCGGGTGCCGCGGATGACGGTCGAGGGCTTCGAGGCCGACGACATCATCGCCACCCTGGCCACCGCCGCCGAGGCGGCCGGCTTCGACGTCGACATCGTCACCGGCGACCGGGACTCGCTCCAGCTGGTCACCGACCACATCACCGTCCTCTACCCGACCAAGGGCGTCTCCGAGCTCACCCGCTACACCCCGGAGAAGGTCGCCGAGAAGTACGGCGTCACTCCCCGCCAGTACCCCGACCTCGCGGCGCTGCGCGGTGACCCGTCCGACAACCTGCCCGGCATCCCGGGCGTCGGCGAGAAGACGGCCGCCAAGTGGGTCAACCAGTTCGGCTCCTTCGACGAACTCGTCTCCCGCGCCGACGAGGTGAAGGGCAAGATCGGCGAGAAGCTGCGCGACCACCTGGACTCGGTCAAGCGCAACCGCGTCCTCACCGAGCTGGTCCGCGACGTCGAACTCCCGCTCGCCGTCGCCGACCTGGAGCGCGCCGCGTTCGACCGCGAGGCGGTCGCCGGTCTGATGGAGTCGCTGGAGTTCCGCAACGCCAACTTCCGCGACCGGGTCTTCGGCATCGACCCGGCCGCCGCCGAGCCCGAGGCCGCCGTCGAACTCGCCCCCGGCGTCGAGGTGGACGGCGAACTGCTCACCGACCCGGGCACGCTGGCCGGGTGGCTGCGCGGGCACTCCGACGGCAAGGCCCCGGTCGCGCTGGCCGCCGTCTACCGGTGGGCGCTCGGCACCGGCGAGGTCACCGAGATCGCGCTGGCCGCCGGCGAGACCGCCGCCTGGTTCGACCCGGCGCTGCTGGCCGAGGAGGACGAACGCGCCTTCGCCGACTGGCTGGCCGACCCGGCCGCCCCCAAGGCCCTGCACATCGCCAAGCAGGTGATGCGCGCCTTCGCCGAGCGCGGCTGGACGATCGCGGGCGTCGTCGCCGACACCGCCCTCGCCGCGTACCTGGAGAAGCCCGGCCGCCGCACCTTCACCCTGGAGGTGCTCGCCGAGGAGTACCTGGCCCGTTCGCTCGCCCCGGCCGCGGTCGCCGAGAGCGGCCAGCTCGCCTTCGACGCCCCCGAGGAGCCGGACGAGGTCGACGCGGTGGCCGCCCGCGCCCAGGCGCTGATGCTCCAGGCCCGCGCCGTGCTCGACCTCGCCGCCCTCTTCGACACCCGCCTCGCCGAGGTCGGCGCCACCGAGCTGCTGCGCGACATGGAGCTGCCGATCGCCGCCCTGCTGGCCCGGATGGAGCGCACCGGCATCGCCGCCGACCGCCCCTGGCTCACCGGCCTGGAGGCCCAGTTCGCCACCGAGATCCAGCGCGTGGTGGAGGAGGCGCACGCCGCCGCCGGCCACGAGTTCAACCTCGGCTCGCCCAAGCAGCTCCAGGAGATCCTCTTCGGCGAGCTGGCCCTGCCCAAGACCAAGAAGATCAAGACCGGCTACACCACCGACGCCGACGCGCTCACCTGGCTGGCCGGCCAGACCGACAACGAGCTGCCGGTCATCCTGCTCCGCCACCGCGACCAGGCCAAGCTGCGCACCACCGTCGAGGGCCTGCTCAAGACGGTCTCGCCGGCCGGCCGGATCCACACCACCTTCAACCAGATGGTCGCCGCCACCGGCCGGCTCTCCTCGCAGGACCCGAACCTGCAGAACATCCCGGTCCGCACCGAGGAGGGCCGCGCCATCCGCCGCGCCTTCGTCGTCGGCGCGGGCTACGAGGCGCTGCTGACGGCCGACTACTCCCAGATCGAACTGCGCATCATGGCCCACCTCTCCGAGGACGAGGCCCTGATCGAGGCCTTCGCCACCGGCGAGGACCTGCACACCACCGTCGCCTCCCAGGTCTTCGAAGTCCCCGGCGACGCGGTGGACGCCGAGATGCGCCGCAAGATCAAGGCGATGTCCTACGGTCTGGCGTACGGGCTCTCCGCGTACGGGCTCTCCCAGCAGCTCGGCATCAAGCCCGCCGAGGCCCAGGGCCTGATGGACACCTACTTCGAGCGCTTCGGCGGCGTGCGCGACTACCTGCGCCGGGTCGTCGACGAGGCCCGCGCCACCGGCTACACCGAGACCCTGCTCGGCCGTCGCCGCTACCTGCCGGACCTCAACAGCGACAACCGCCAGCGCCGCGAGATGGCCGAGCGGATGGCCCTCAACGCCCCGATCCAGGGCTCGGCCGCCGACATCGTCAAGATCGCCATGCTCCGGGTGGACGAGGCGCTGACCGCCGCCGGCCTCACCTCCCGGATGCTGCTCCAGGTGCACGACGAAATCGTGCTGGAGCTGGCGCCCGGTGAGCGCGAGCAGGTCGAGGCGATCGTCCGCGCGCAGATGGCCGGTGCCTACCCGCTGCGCGCCCCGCTCGACGTCTCGGTGGGCGTCGGCGCGAACTGGGAGGCCGCCGCGCACTGA
- a CDS encoding PaaI family thioesterase, which produces MTEAAPGATTPEPAPALNIPQEVLDHFAKLGVDPATFSGGRLGDKLGIRVVEASGDRVVGTMPVEGNQQPYGLLHGGASAALAETLGSVGAMLHAGPGRYAVGVDLNATHHRSATSGLITGVATAVFKGRTAATYEIAITDDTGKRITSCRLTCMLRDL; this is translated from the coding sequence ATGACCGAAGCGGCCCCCGGCGCGACCACCCCCGAACCGGCCCCCGCCCTGAACATCCCGCAGGAGGTGCTGGACCACTTCGCGAAGCTCGGCGTCGACCCGGCCACCTTCTCCGGCGGCCGCCTCGGCGACAAGCTCGGGATCCGGGTCGTCGAGGCCTCCGGCGACCGGGTGGTCGGCACGATGCCGGTCGAGGGGAACCAGCAGCCGTACGGGCTGCTGCACGGCGGCGCCTCGGCGGCGCTGGCCGAGACCCTCGGGTCGGTCGGCGCGATGCTGCACGCCGGCCCCGGCCGGTACGCGGTGGGCGTGGACCTGAACGCCACCCACCACCGCTCGGCCACCTCCGGCCTGATCACCGGGGTCGCCACCGCCGTGTTCAAGGGACGCACCGCCGCCACCTACGAGATCGCGATCACCGACGACACCGGCAAGCGGATCACCAGCTGCCGCCTGACCTGCATGCTCCGCGACCTCTGA
- a CDS encoding branched-chain amino acid ABC transporter substrate-binding protein yields the protein MRHRSAVVVSIAVIGALSISACGSRGEKKSGDGNAGATTVTIGVDAPLTGDLSALGLGIRNSVELAVKQANEKNEVPGVKFEIKALDDTGKPAPGQQNATQLVADKNVIGVVGPLNSSVAQSMQQIFNDANLVQISPANTGVALSQGEKWASGDKARPFKSYFRTATTDAVQGPFAAQFLAKDAKKTKVFLIDDQKTYGAGLAATFKGEFVKQGGTIVGEEHVNPDDRDFAAVVTKVKSSGAEAVYYGGEYPAAGPLSLQLKDAGLTIPLMGGDGIQSGDFIKLNPKSAGDYATAVGLPVEALPTAAKFIADYKTAGYKDAYETYGGYSYDSGWAIIEAVKNVVKDNGGKLPSNPRAKVVEAVQKVSFDGVTGKVSFDEFGDTTNKQLTVYTVKDGKWAVEKSGTFSG from the coding sequence GTGCGTCACCGTTCAGCAGTTGTCGTGAGCATTGCCGTGATCGGCGCCCTCAGCATCAGCGCCTGCGGATCCCGCGGCGAGAAGAAGTCCGGGGACGGCAACGCCGGGGCCACCACCGTCACCATCGGCGTGGACGCGCCGCTCACCGGCGACCTCTCCGCCCTCGGCCTCGGCATCCGCAACTCCGTCGAGCTCGCGGTCAAGCAGGCCAACGAGAAGAACGAGGTCCCCGGCGTCAAGTTCGAGATCAAGGCCCTCGACGACACCGGCAAGCCCGCCCCGGGCCAGCAGAACGCCACCCAGCTGGTCGCCGACAAGAACGTCATCGGCGTCGTCGGCCCGCTGAACTCCAGCGTCGCCCAGTCGATGCAGCAGATCTTCAACGACGCCAACCTCGTCCAGATCTCCCCCGCCAACACCGGCGTCGCGCTCAGCCAGGGCGAGAAGTGGGCCAGCGGCGACAAGGCCCGCCCCTTCAAGTCCTACTTCCGCACCGCCACCACCGACGCCGTCCAGGGCCCCTTCGCGGCCCAGTTCCTGGCCAAGGACGCCAAGAAGACCAAGGTCTTCCTCATCGACGACCAGAAGACCTACGGCGCCGGCCTCGCCGCCACCTTCAAGGGCGAGTTCGTCAAGCAGGGCGGCACCATCGTCGGCGAGGAGCACGTCAACCCCGACGACCGCGACTTCGCCGCCGTCGTCACCAAGGTCAAGAGCTCCGGCGCCGAAGCCGTCTACTACGGCGGCGAGTACCCCGCCGCCGGCCCGCTCTCCCTCCAGCTCAAGGACGCCGGCCTCACCATCCCCCTGATGGGCGGCGACGGCATCCAGAGCGGCGACTTCATCAAGCTCAACCCCAAGAGCGCGGGCGACTACGCCACCGCCGTCGGCCTGCCCGTCGAGGCGCTCCCCACCGCCGCCAAGTTCATCGCCGACTACAAGACCGCCGGCTACAAGGACGCCTACGAGACCTACGGCGGCTACTCCTACGACAGCGGCTGGGCGATCATCGAGGCCGTCAAGAACGTCGTCAAGGACAACGGCGGCAAGCTCCCCAGCAACCCCCGCGCCAAGGTCGTCGAGGCCGTCCAGAAGGTCTCCTTCGACGGCGTGACCGGCAAGGTCTCCTTCGACGAGTTCGGCGACACCACCAACAAGCAGCTCACCGTCTACACCGTCAAGGACGGCAAGTGGGCCGTGGAGAAGTCCGGCACCTTCAGCGGCTGA